One Streptomyces sp. V4I8 genomic window carries:
- a CDS encoding NAD(P)/FAD-dependent oxidoreductase, translating to MSSSVFRTVPSAADVVIIGGGVMGASIAFHLAEAGVRNIVVVERGDLGRGSSGKPIGGVRAQFSDPLNIELGSRSLHAYGEFPHRPGADIKLDTVGYLFLLDDEEQASAFEAGVVLQNSLDVPSRMISPDEARRLCPYAGTDGLVAAAYSPTDGHARPGLVVHGYARAAARAGVTLATHTAVTGIDTAGDRVTGVHTSHGPIACGTVICAAGAWSARIGAMVGIDLPVRPVKRQLAFTEPLTPPVPRIPFTIDFSSTAYFHNSDDGLLFGLADPGQEDGFDTTWTPEWLELFRAAARRRAPALAELRTVGGWAGLYEVTPDHNALIGRSGELPNFLYATGFSGHGFLQAPAVGEVVRDLCLEREPFTDISPLSADRFQHSTEIRPEAHVV from the coding sequence TTGTCCTCCTCCGTCTTCCGCACCGTGCCGTCCGCCGCCGATGTGGTGATCATCGGTGGCGGGGTGATGGGTGCGAGCATCGCGTTCCACCTCGCCGAGGCAGGGGTGCGGAACATCGTCGTGGTGGAGCGCGGTGACCTCGGCCGCGGCAGTTCGGGCAAGCCGATCGGCGGGGTGCGGGCGCAGTTCTCCGACCCGCTCAACATCGAGTTGGGCAGCCGCAGCCTTCACGCCTACGGGGAGTTCCCGCACCGGCCCGGCGCCGACATCAAGCTCGACACCGTCGGCTACCTCTTTCTGCTGGACGACGAGGAACAGGCGAGCGCCTTCGAGGCCGGTGTCGTCCTCCAGAACAGCCTGGACGTGCCGAGCCGCATGATCAGCCCCGACGAGGCCCGGCGCCTGTGTCCCTACGCCGGCACCGACGGCCTCGTGGCCGCCGCCTACTCCCCCACCGACGGACACGCCCGCCCCGGCCTGGTCGTGCACGGCTACGCGCGCGCCGCGGCCCGGGCCGGCGTCACCCTCGCCACCCACACCGCCGTCACCGGCATCGACACGGCCGGGGACCGCGTCACCGGCGTGCACACCAGCCACGGACCCATCGCGTGCGGCACCGTCATCTGCGCGGCCGGCGCCTGGTCGGCGCGGATCGGCGCCATGGTCGGCATCGACCTCCCCGTGCGGCCCGTGAAACGGCAACTGGCCTTCACCGAGCCGCTCACGCCGCCCGTCCCGCGCATCCCGTTCACCATCGACTTCTCCTCGACCGCCTACTTCCACAACAGCGACGACGGGCTGCTGTTCGGGCTGGCCGACCCCGGCCAGGAGGACGGTTTCGACACCACCTGGACCCCGGAGTGGCTGGAGCTGTTCCGCGCCGCGGCCCGCCGCCGCGCCCCGGCGCTGGCCGAGCTGAGGACGGTCGGCGGCTGGGCGGGCCTGTACGAGGTCACGCCGGACCACAACGCCCTGATCGGCCGCTCCGGCGAGCTGCCCAACTTCCTTTACGCGACCGGGTTCTCCGGCCACGGCTTCCTCCAGGCCCCGGCGGTCGGCGAAGTCGTGCGCGACCTCTGCCTCGAACGTGAGCCGTTCACCGACATCTCCCCGCTCAGCGCCGACCGGTTCCAGCACAGCACCGAGATCCGCCCCGAAGCCCACGTGGTGTGA
- a CDS encoding dolichyl-phosphate-mannose--protein mannosyltransferase, giving the protein MTSSSVSRAHVLDGTPATTAPDNWPARLRLFGYAGRPRTDTRERLVPPFPRPARAHGIARAMAWLGPLLVALLAGAIRFWHLGRPRNLVFDETYYAKDAWSLLRFGYEGTWPDRKIADPRILADPQVIPLSDTGAFVAHPPMGKWVVAVGEWAFGLTPFGWRFMAAVLGTLSVLMLCRIGRRLFRSTALGCLAGTLMALDGLHYVMSRTALLDLVVMFFVLAAFGSLLIDRDHARARLAAALPVGEDGRARPDGHIGDRAGTGARPWRLAAGLFLGLAAATKWNGLYFLAFFMVLTLLWDVGSRRVAGARRPYRAVLRKDLGWSVLSLLPVAVLTYLVTWTGWFLSDNGYARLWADGRGGTWSWIPAPLRSLWHYEYGVYQFNVGLHSFHKYESNPWSWLVLGRPVLFDYESVPPGRDGCGTTADCSQAILALGTPLLWWSACCALLYLLYRWALRRDWRAGAVLCAVGAGYLPWFLYQDRTIFSFYAVVFVPYLCLAVAMMLGALLGPPGAGERRRMWGAVPTGALVLLIAWNFIYFFPVYTGQTIPYADWHARMWFDTWI; this is encoded by the coding sequence ATGACGAGTAGCAGCGTGTCGCGTGCCCACGTCCTCGACGGCACCCCTGCGACAACGGCACCCGACAACTGGCCAGCACGTCTGCGCCTGTTCGGATACGCCGGACGCCCCCGGACCGACACCCGCGAACGTCTCGTCCCGCCCTTTCCCCGGCCCGCACGGGCACATGGGATCGCGCGGGCGATGGCCTGGCTGGGGCCCCTGCTCGTGGCCCTACTGGCCGGAGCGATCCGCTTCTGGCACCTCGGCCGCCCGCGGAACCTCGTCTTCGACGAGACCTACTACGCGAAGGACGCCTGGTCCCTGCTGCGGTTCGGCTACGAGGGCACCTGGCCGGACCGTAAGATCGCCGACCCGCGGATACTCGCGGACCCTCAGGTCATCCCGCTCTCCGACACCGGGGCCTTCGTCGCGCACCCGCCGATGGGGAAGTGGGTGGTCGCCGTCGGCGAGTGGGCGTTCGGCCTCACCCCGTTCGGCTGGCGCTTCATGGCGGCGGTCCTGGGCACGCTGTCGGTCCTGATGCTGTGCCGAATAGGCCGCCGCCTGTTCCGCTCGACGGCGCTGGGCTGCCTGGCCGGCACGCTGATGGCGCTGGACGGTCTGCACTACGTGATGAGCCGTACGGCGCTGCTGGACCTCGTCGTCATGTTCTTCGTACTGGCGGCGTTCGGAAGCCTGCTGATCGACCGGGACCACGCACGGGCCCGGCTCGCGGCAGCCCTGCCGGTCGGCGAGGACGGCCGTGCCCGCCCGGACGGGCACATCGGCGACCGGGCCGGGACGGGAGCGCGCCCATGGCGGCTCGCCGCCGGCCTCTTCCTGGGACTCGCGGCCGCGACCAAATGGAACGGCCTGTACTTCCTGGCCTTCTTCATGGTCCTGACCCTGCTGTGGGACGTCGGCTCCCGTCGCGTGGCCGGCGCGCGACGCCCCTACCGGGCGGTGCTGCGCAAGGACCTCGGCTGGTCGGTGCTGTCCCTCCTCCCGGTCGCGGTGCTGACCTACCTGGTGACGTGGACCGGCTGGTTCCTGTCCGACAACGGATACGCACGCCTCTGGGCCGACGGCCGCGGCGGCACCTGGTCATGGATCCCCGCCCCGCTCCGCAGCCTGTGGCACTACGAGTACGGCGTCTACCAGTTCAACGTGGGCCTGCACAGCTTCCACAAGTACGAGTCCAACCCCTGGAGCTGGCTGGTCCTCGGCCGCCCGGTGCTGTTCGACTACGAGTCGGTGCCCCCAGGGCGGGACGGCTGCGGCACGACGGCCGACTGCTCGCAGGCCATCCTCGCGCTGGGGACACCGCTCCTGTGGTGGTCGGCATGCTGCGCGCTGCTCTATCTGCTCTACCGATGGGCACTGCGCCGCGACTGGCGCGCCGGCGCGGTCCTGTGCGCGGTGGGTGCCGGCTATCTGCCCTGGTTCCTGTACCAGGACCGCACGATCTTCTCCTTCTACGCGGTCGTCTTCGTGCCGTACCTGTGCCTGGCCGTGGCGATGATGCTGGGCGCGCTGCTGGGTCCGCCGGGGGCGGGCGAGAGACGCCGGATGTGGGGTGCGGTGCCGACCGGCGCGCTGGTGCTGCTCATCGCCTGGAACTTCATCTACTTCTTCCCGGTCTACACCGGGCAGACGATCCCGTACGCCGACTGGCACGCCAGGATGTGGTTCGACACGTGGATCTGA
- a CDS encoding 2-oxoadipate dioxygenase/decarboxylase family protein: MSTISQWRLRAAFAARLSRMYGQEVPAYTTLVDVSREVNEDVLGERGADAERLGSISRVTAERHGAIRVGTPRELRQVGRVFAALGMHPVGFYDLREAAASAVPVVSTAFRPVDGEELARNPFRVFTSMLTPADPRFFDAGLRARLEAFLAARELFPPELLTLADRAEADRELPEEDAERFLHLAVGAFELSSEPVDRAWYETLERISAVAADIGGVRSTHINHLTPRVLDIDELYRRMTDRGIEMIDTIQGPPAWKGPDVLLRQTSFRALAEPRAMRLADGSVQSGTLRVRFGEVEARGIALTRQGRALYDQLLGRIDEQMSLHPAESRGDIARGVWERHMPGSEEELAAQGLAYFTYRLADDRPRDGSGPPAGVGDLVRQGWVQAEPIVYEDFLPRSAAGIFQSNLSGEGTRDNDQEGTAYDAAWLSGAIGREVLDPYALYAEQRNASLAQVSAQLGRAPFTPLNPLDSAT; encoded by the coding sequence ATGTCGACGATCAGTCAGTGGCGGCTGCGGGCCGCGTTCGCAGCGCGGCTGTCGCGGATGTACGGGCAGGAGGTGCCCGCCTACACCACGCTCGTGGACGTCTCGCGCGAGGTCAACGAGGACGTCCTGGGTGAGCGGGGAGCCGACGCCGAACGCCTGGGATCCATCAGCCGGGTGACGGCCGAGCGGCACGGAGCCATCCGGGTCGGCACCCCGCGGGAACTGCGGCAGGTCGGCCGCGTCTTCGCCGCTCTCGGCATGCACCCGGTGGGCTTCTACGACCTGCGGGAGGCGGCCGCCAGCGCGGTCCCCGTCGTCTCCACGGCGTTCCGTCCGGTCGACGGCGAGGAACTGGCCCGCAATCCCTTCCGGGTGTTCACCTCCATGCTCACCCCGGCCGACCCCCGCTTCTTCGACGCCGGCCTGCGCGCACGTCTGGAGGCCTTCCTCGCCGCGCGTGAGCTGTTCCCCCCGGAGCTGCTGACTCTGGCCGACCGCGCGGAGGCCGACCGGGAGCTGCCCGAGGAGGACGCCGAGCGATTCCTCCATCTGGCCGTCGGCGCCTTCGAGTTGTCGAGCGAGCCGGTCGACAGGGCCTGGTACGAGACGCTGGAGCGGATCTCCGCCGTCGCCGCGGACATCGGCGGCGTCCGCAGCACCCACATCAACCACCTCACCCCGCGCGTCCTGGACATCGACGAGCTGTACCGCCGTATGACGGACCGCGGCATCGAGATGATCGACACCATCCAGGGCCCGCCGGCCTGGAAGGGCCCGGACGTCCTGCTGCGGCAGACCTCCTTCCGGGCGCTGGCCGAGCCGCGCGCGATGCGTCTCGCGGACGGCAGCGTCCAGAGCGGCACCCTGCGGGTCCGCTTCGGCGAGGTCGAGGCCCGCGGCATCGCCCTCACCCGCCAGGGCCGCGCCCTCTACGACCAACTCCTCGGCCGTATCGACGAGCAGATGTCCCTCCATCCCGCCGAGAGCCGCGGCGACATCGCGCGCGGCGTGTGGGAGCGGCACATGCCCGGCAGCGAGGAAGAACTCGCCGCGCAGGGGCTGGCGTACTTCACCTACCGGCTCGCGGACGACCGGCCCCGCGACGGGAGCGGGCCGCCGGCCGGCGTCGGCGACCTGGTGCGGCAGGGCTGGGTACAGGCCGAGCCCATCGTCTACGAGGACTTCCTGCCCCGCTCCGCCGCCGGGATCTTCCAGTCCAACCTGAGCGGCGAGGGCACCCGCGACAACGACCAGGAAGGCACCGCCTACGACGCGGCCTGGCTGTCCGGCGCCATCGGACGCGAGGTGCTGGACCCCTACGCGCTCTACGCGGAGCAGCGCAACGCATCCCTCGCGCAGGTGAGCGCGCAGCTCGGCCGCGCCCCCTTCACCCCCCTCAACCCCCTCGACTCCGCCACCTGA
- a CDS encoding BlaI/MecI/CopY family transcriptional regulator — translation MTDHPQRSGRRGQGELEALVLSALREADGPATAGWVQERLGADLAYTTVITILTRLLAKGAVTRERAGRSFAWTPASDQAGLAAHRMRRVLDGESDREAVLASFVTGLGPDDERLLRELLGEPGSEGEA, via the coding sequence ATGACGGATCACCCGCAGCGTTCCGGGCGCCGGGGACAGGGCGAGCTGGAGGCGCTGGTCCTGTCGGCGCTGCGGGAGGCGGACGGCCCGGCGACGGCCGGCTGGGTGCAGGAGCGGCTCGGCGCGGACCTCGCCTACACGACGGTGATCACGATCCTGACCCGCCTGCTGGCCAAGGGCGCGGTGACCCGGGAGCGCGCGGGCCGGTCCTTCGCGTGGACGCCGGCGTCGGACCAGGCGGGCCTCGCGGCGCACAGGATGCGCAGGGTGCTGGACGGCGAGAGCGACCGGGAGGCCGTACTGGCCAGCTTCGTCACCGGGCTGGGGCCGGACGACGAGCGGCTGCTGCGCGAGCTGCTGGGTGAGCCCGGGAGCGAAGGGGAGGCCTGA
- a CDS encoding twin-arginine translocase TatA/TatE family subunit, with amino-acid sequence MFGLSELAIILLVVIAVLCAKKLPELTRSAGKSARILKAEARAMQDEHDPATPRVIQGETVAPDAPRPQGARQHGQ; translated from the coding sequence ATGTTCGGACTGAGCGAACTCGCGATCATCCTCCTCGTCGTCATAGCCGTCCTCTGCGCGAAGAAACTGCCCGAACTGACGCGTTCGGCGGGCAAGTCGGCGCGCATCCTCAAGGCAGAGGCCAGGGCGATGCAGGACGAGCACGATCCGGCGACACCCCGCGTGATCCAGGGGGAGACCGTCGCCCCGGACGCGCCGAGGCCTCAGGGCGCGCGGCAGCACGGACAGTGA
- a CDS encoding aldehyde dehydrogenase family protein produces MTGSTLPTTDELRARARTALEHIGAGLPEGGGLQARTPITGEDLFGLKAATEADVEEAIAATRAAFLTWRTTPAPRRGELVRRLGELLRAHKGELADLVTIEAGKIRSEALGEIQEMIDICDFAVGLSRQLYGRTIASERPGHRLAETWHPLGVVGVISAFNFPAAVWSWNTAVALVCGDTVIWKPSELTPLISLACDHLLARAADEVGAPRDVHRLLLGDRVVGEKLVDDPRVALVSATGSTRMGREVGPRVAARFGRSLLELGGNNAAIVAPSADLDLAVQGIVFAAAGTAGQRCTTLRRLIVHRDIADTLVERLTGAYRKLPIGSPFDEKTLVGPLISATAFDAMQKAVTRVQAQGGKVLAGGNRRLAEAAPAAVYAEPVLVRVDEQTDVVREETFAPLLYVLTYDTLDEAIALHNDVPQGLSSSIFTRDQREAEIFLSAAGSDCGIANVNIGTSGAEIGGAFGGEKDTGGGRESGSDAWKSYMRSATNTINYSSELALAQGVSFL; encoded by the coding sequence ATGACCGGCAGCACCCTGCCCACGACCGACGAGCTGCGCGCCCGCGCCCGCACGGCCCTGGAGCACATCGGAGCGGGCCTCCCCGAGGGCGGCGGCCTCCAGGCCCGCACCCCCATCACCGGCGAGGACCTGTTCGGGCTGAAGGCCGCCACGGAGGCCGACGTGGAAGAGGCGATCGCGGCCACGCGTGCGGCCTTCCTGACCTGGCGCACCACGCCCGCCCCACGCCGCGGTGAACTCGTACGCCGGCTCGGCGAGTTGCTGCGCGCGCACAAGGGCGAGCTGGCGGACCTCGTCACCATCGAGGCGGGCAAGATCCGCTCCGAGGCGCTCGGCGAGATCCAGGAGATGATCGACATCTGCGACTTCGCGGTCGGTCTGTCCCGTCAGCTGTACGGCCGTACGATCGCCTCCGAACGCCCCGGCCACCGACTGGCCGAGACCTGGCACCCCCTCGGTGTGGTCGGTGTCATCTCCGCCTTCAACTTCCCCGCCGCCGTGTGGTCGTGGAACACCGCGGTCGCCCTCGTCTGCGGCGACACCGTGATCTGGAAGCCCTCCGAGCTCACCCCGCTGATCTCCCTGGCCTGCGACCACCTGCTCGCCCGGGCCGCCGACGAGGTCGGAGCGCCCCGCGATGTGCACCGCCTGCTGCTCGGCGACCGCGTGGTGGGCGAGAAGCTGGTCGACGACCCGCGCGTCGCCCTGGTCAGCGCCACCGGCTCGACCCGTATGGGCCGCGAGGTCGGCCCCCGGGTCGCCGCGCGCTTCGGCCGCAGCCTGCTCGAACTCGGCGGCAACAACGCCGCGATCGTCGCCCCGTCCGCCGATCTGGACCTCGCCGTCCAGGGCATCGTCTTCGCCGCGGCCGGCACGGCGGGGCAGCGCTGCACGACCCTGCGCCGCCTCATCGTCCACCGCGACATCGCCGACACGCTCGTCGAGCGGCTGACCGGCGCCTACCGCAAGCTCCCCATCGGCAGCCCGTTCGACGAGAAGACCCTGGTCGGCCCGCTCATCTCCGCCACGGCTTTCGACGCGATGCAGAAGGCCGTCACGCGCGTCCAGGCACAGGGCGGCAAGGTCCTGGCCGGCGGCAACCGGCGGCTGGCCGAGGCCGCGCCCGCCGCCGTGTACGCCGAGCCGGTCCTCGTTCGTGTCGACGAACAGACCGACGTCGTACGGGAGGAGACCTTCGCTCCCCTCCTCTACGTCCTCACCTACGACACCCTCGACGAGGCCATCGCCCTGCACAACGACGTCCCCCAGGGCCTGTCCTCCAGCATCTTCACGCGCGACCAGCGGGAAGCGGAGATCTTCCTGTCCGCCGCCGGCTCCGACTGCGGCATCGCCAACGTCAACATCGGTACCTCGGGCGCCGAGATCGGCGGCGCGTTCGGCGGTGAGAAGGACACCGGCGGCGGCCGCGAGTCCGGCTCGGACGCCTGGAAGTCCTACATGCGCTCGGCCACCAACACCATCAACTACTCCAGCGAACTCGCCCTCGCCCAGGGGGTCAGCTTCCTCTGA
- a CDS encoding M56 family metallopeptidase — MGVFVFLPLVLPLTAWPVARLAEQHLHPRTATRLLTAVAAVMAMSSTLCLGLVMVVGTAQLPGNPLPDGWSDPEVRAAVPFDEVVGKAAIPALCAVVVACGRTLWRHGRVRRSAHRALAGLPATGVAVLPDEVPYAYALPGGRRDRVVVTTALLARLEPAERRALFAHERAHLAARHHRFLLAVRLAARANPFLRPLSTAVAYTAERWADEEAARAIGSRRTVACAIGKAALVSRGTPVATLAGFAAPSPVPRRVAALLGPAPLVRRWPSLFTSVGLAAWCAAAGTAASAMSSANSAVTMVLILRAATPL; from the coding sequence ATGGGGGTCTTCGTCTTTCTGCCGCTCGTCCTGCCCTTGACGGCATGGCCGGTCGCGCGCCTGGCCGAGCAGCACCTGCATCCCCGCACCGCGACCCGGTTGCTCACAGCGGTGGCCGCGGTGATGGCGATGAGCAGCACCTTGTGTCTGGGCCTGGTGATGGTGGTGGGCACAGCCCAACTGCCCGGAAACCCGCTGCCCGACGGCTGGTCCGACCCCGAGGTGCGGGCCGCGGTGCCGTTCGACGAGGTGGTCGGCAAGGCGGCGATTCCGGCCCTGTGCGCGGTGGTCGTGGCCTGCGGGCGCACCCTGTGGCGGCACGGCCGGGTGCGCCGCAGTGCCCACCGGGCGCTGGCGGGACTGCCGGCCACGGGAGTCGCCGTACTCCCCGACGAGGTGCCGTACGCGTACGCGCTGCCGGGCGGCCGCCGGGACCGCGTAGTGGTGACCACGGCCCTGCTGGCCCGCCTCGAACCCGCCGAGCGCCGGGCGCTGTTCGCCCACGAGCGGGCCCATCTGGCCGCGCGGCACCACCGCTTCCTGCTCGCCGTCCGACTGGCCGCGCGGGCCAACCCGTTCCTGCGCCCGCTGAGTACGGCGGTGGCGTACACCGCGGAGCGGTGGGCCGACGAAGAGGCGGCCCGGGCGATCGGCAGCCGTCGGACCGTGGCGTGCGCGATCGGCAAGGCGGCGCTGGTGTCCCGGGGTACTCCGGTCGCGACACTGGCGGGCTTCGCGGCGCCCAGCCCGGTGCCGCGCCGGGTGGCCGCGCTGCTCGGCCCCGCGCCGCTGGTGCGCCGCTGGCCGTCGCTGTTCACCTCGGTGGGCCTGGCGGCGTGGTGCGCGGCCGCGGGGACGGCCGCCTCCGCGATGTCGTCCGCGAACTCGGCGGTGACGATGGTCCTCATCCTGCGGGCGGCGACTCCTCTCTGA
- a CDS encoding cytosine permease, with protein MSTTESRSAKADPTPSADQAVKETLEDYTLRFAPRSYRRWTPMVVATTALGGIAYMADFSIGAGIGLAHGTGNALLAIAVAAVVIFVTGFPLAYYGARYNIDLDLITRGSGFGYFGSVLTSVIFASFTFIFFALEGSIMAQGLKLGLGLPLWLGYLVSTLMVIPLVIYGMKALSKLQVWTTPIWLLLMVGPLVYLVATDPGTVDRFLAYAGTDGEGGVNTAAVLLSAGVCLSLIAQIGEQIDYLRFMPPKTEANKRAWWTAVVMAGPGWVVLGALKQAIGVFLAVYILAEVGPAAAPEPIQQFKHAFDAMMPSWIVVPLAVALVVISQIKINVTNAYSGSLAWTNSFTRVTGRYPGRMVFVLVNLAFALALMEADMFSFLNSILGFYSNCAIAWVVTVATDIGVNKYLLKLSPLQPEFRRGMLHAVNPVGVVAFVAASGLSIAMYFHALGDTLQPYSPVAAALIAFVLTPLMAIVTKGKYYLRRTDDGIDEPILDEDGNPSAVSYDCHVCRQEFERPDVAACQTHEAVVCSLCLSTDKVGDHVLPAAPAGA; from the coding sequence ATGAGCACCACAGAGTCACGGTCGGCAAAGGCAGACCCGACACCATCCGCCGACCAGGCGGTCAAGGAGACTCTGGAGGACTACACCCTCCGCTTCGCGCCGCGCAGTTACCGGCGCTGGACCCCGATGGTGGTCGCGACGACCGCGCTCGGCGGCATCGCCTACATGGCCGACTTCTCCATCGGCGCCGGCATCGGCCTGGCCCACGGCACCGGCAACGCGCTCCTCGCCATCGCCGTCGCGGCCGTAGTCATCTTCGTGACGGGCTTCCCGCTGGCCTACTACGGGGCCCGCTACAACATCGACCTGGACCTCATCACCCGCGGTTCCGGCTTCGGTTACTTCGGTTCGGTCCTCACGAGTGTCATCTTCGCCAGCTTCACCTTCATCTTCTTCGCCCTCGAAGGCTCGATCATGGCCCAGGGCCTGAAGCTGGGCCTCGGACTGCCGCTGTGGCTGGGCTACCTGGTGTCCACGCTCATGGTGATCCCGCTGGTGATCTACGGCATGAAGGCGCTGAGCAAGCTCCAGGTGTGGACGACGCCGATCTGGCTGCTGCTGATGGTCGGCCCGCTGGTCTACCTGGTCGCCACCGACCCCGGCACCGTCGACCGCTTCCTCGCCTACGCGGGCACCGACGGGGAGGGCGGCGTCAACACCGCCGCCGTGCTGCTCAGCGCGGGCGTGTGTCTGTCCCTGATCGCACAGATCGGCGAGCAGATCGACTACCTGCGCTTCATGCCGCCCAAGACCGAGGCGAACAAGCGCGCCTGGTGGACGGCCGTGGTGATGGCCGGGCCCGGCTGGGTGGTGCTGGGCGCACTGAAGCAGGCCATCGGCGTGTTCCTCGCCGTCTACATCCTCGCCGAGGTCGGTCCCGCCGCCGCGCCCGAGCCGATCCAGCAGTTCAAGCACGCCTTCGACGCGATGATGCCGTCCTGGATCGTCGTCCCGCTGGCCGTGGCGCTGGTCGTGATCAGCCAGATCAAGATCAACGTGACGAACGCCTACTCCGGCTCCCTCGCCTGGACGAACTCCTTCACCCGGGTCACCGGACGCTACCCGGGCCGGATGGTCTTCGTCCTGGTCAACCTTGCCTTCGCGCTGGCGCTGATGGAGGCCGACATGTTCAGCTTCCTCAACAGCATCCTGGGCTTCTACTCGAACTGCGCCATCGCCTGGGTCGTCACGGTCGCCACCGACATCGGCGTCAACAAATACCTGCTGAAGCTCTCCCCGCTCCAGCCCGAGTTCCGCCGCGGCATGCTCCACGCCGTCAACCCCGTGGGCGTGGTGGCCTTCGTCGCCGCCTCCGGCCTCTCCATCGCCATGTACTTCCACGCCCTCGGCGACACCCTCCAGCCGTACTCCCCTGTCGCCGCCGCCCTGATCGCCTTCGTCCTCACCCCGCTGATGGCGATCGTCACCAAGGGCAAGTACTACCTGCGCCGCACCGACGACGGCATCGACGAGCCGATCCTGGACGAGGACGGTAACCCCAGCGCCGTCAGCTACGACTGCCATGTGTGCCGGCAGGAGTTCGAGCGCCCCGACGTGGCCGCCTGCCAGACGCACGAAGCCGTCGTCTGTTCCCTGTGCCTGAGCACCGACAAGGTCGGCGACCACGTCCTGCCGGCCGCACCCGCCGGAGCCTGA
- a CDS encoding LysR substrate-binding domain-containing protein has product MDWTSAQLRALVELTRRGTITAVAAALGYTPGGVSQQIAALEKATGMRLLRRVGRRVELTDAGATLALHAERILSTEAEAVEALERTRNEISGTLRIGLFATAAAEILPPALRRIRELHPGVTVHSRDMDVDEVYDAVAGGSVDLALGLDYPDVPIPRDPSLRVRELFRERFSLAVPAGALPGRRRVSLADAGEQGWILPSVGSYYGRAVLTACRRAGFEPKVLHEVTDTAATLALVESGVGVSVVTDLMLRLRPSRLDVLELDETVERHIVVVVRSFAEHRPTVAALVDVLRASADRLPPTAAQV; this is encoded by the coding sequence ATGGATTGGACGAGCGCGCAGCTGCGTGCGCTGGTGGAACTGACGCGGCGCGGCACCATCACCGCCGTCGCGGCGGCCCTCGGATACACACCCGGCGGTGTCTCCCAGCAGATCGCGGCGCTGGAGAAGGCCACCGGCATGCGGCTGCTGCGCCGTGTGGGGCGCCGGGTGGAGCTCACCGACGCCGGGGCGACGCTCGCCCTGCACGCCGAGCGGATCCTCAGCACGGAGGCCGAGGCCGTCGAAGCGCTGGAACGCACCCGCAACGAGATCTCCGGCACGCTGCGGATCGGCCTCTTCGCGACGGCCGCCGCCGAGATCCTGCCGCCCGCCCTGCGGCGGATCCGCGAGCTGCACCCGGGCGTCACCGTGCACAGCCGGGACATGGACGTGGACGAGGTGTACGACGCGGTCGCCGGCGGCAGCGTGGACCTCGCGCTGGGCCTCGACTATCCGGACGTACCCATCCCTCGCGATCCGTCGCTGCGGGTGCGGGAGCTGTTCCGGGAACGCTTCTCCCTCGCGGTGCCCGCGGGGGCACTACCGGGCCGGCGGCGCGTCTCCCTCGCGGACGCCGGTGAGCAGGGCTGGATCCTGCCGTCGGTCGGCAGCTACTACGGCCGTGCCGTGCTCACCGCCTGCCGTCGAGCCGGTTTCGAACCGAAGGTGTTGCACGAGGTGACCGACACCGCCGCCACCCTCGCCCTGGTGGAGTCCGGCGTCGGGGTGAGCGTCGTGACGGACCTGATGCTGCGGCTGCGCCCGTCCCGCCTCGATGTCCTGGAGCTGGACGAGACGGTGGAGCGCCACATCGTGGTGGTGGTCCGCTCCTTCGCCGAGCACCGGCCGACGGTGGCCGCCCTGGTCGACGTCCTGCGAGCCTCCGCGGACCGGCTGCCGCCGACAGCGGCCCAGGTGTGA